In a genomic window of Cyclopterus lumpus isolate fCycLum1 chromosome 13, fCycLum1.pri, whole genome shotgun sequence:
- the LOC117741878 gene encoding C5a anaphylatoxin chemotactic receptor 1 codes for MASFEDYDNNYGNFTNLPDYNDTEFTGDFPPEIQPIQIAALVFYGIGFLLGVPGNAVVVWVTGFCMPHSVTSLWFLNLALVDLLCCLSLPLLMVPLAHDDHWHFGPLACTLIKSLFHLLMYCSVLQLVLISVDRWMLVSRPVWCQNNRRHKRAVWVCVAVWCLALVGSIPQFVYIKEIKAGDDKRECVTVYTPLSAWLVTSYRFLVGFFIPFVVIVVCHSVVYMRAEGGMPKGRTRSKRTLKVIIAVVLSFFLCWLPLHTVDFLTLTIPRSSPHRPTVYLAHVLTLCLAYFNSCLNPLLYVCLGRGFKKSMNRSLRSMLHFISEDPTTKVSIANTETKSSSYGKETTI; via the coding sequence ATGGCTTCCTTTGAAGACTATGATAACAACTATGGCAATTTCACCAATTTACCCGACTATAATGACACAGAGTTCACCGGCGATTTTCCACCTGAGATTCAACCGATCCAGATCGCGGCTCTGGTCTTCTACGGCATCGGCTTCCTGCTGGGTGTGCCCGGTAATGCTGTGGTGGTGTGGGTGACGGGGTTCTGCATGCCCCACTCTGTCACCTCTCTCTGGTTCCTCAACCTCGCGCTGGTCGATCTTCTGTGCTGCCTCTCCCTCCCGCTGCTCATGGTCCCTCTGGCCCATGACGACCACTGGCACTTTGGGCCCCTGGCCTGCACATTAATCAAAAGCCTGTTTCACCTGCTGATGTACTGCAGcgtcctgcagctggttttgATCAGCGTGGACCGCTGGATGCTGGTCAGCCGACCCGTCTGGTGTCAGAACAACAGGCGCCATAAGCGGGCTGTCTGGGTGTGTGTTGCCGTCTGGTGCTTGGCCCTGGTGGGCAGCATCCCCCAGTTTGTTTACATCAAGGAGATCAAAGCCGGTGACGACAAGCGAGAGTGTGTGACGGTGTACACTCCCCTCAGTGCCTGGCTCGTCACATCCTACCGCTTCCTGGTGGGATTCTTCATCCCTTTCGTGGTGATCGTGGTCTGTCACTCGGTGGTGTACATGAGAGCGGAGGGCGGGATGCCAAAAGGTCGGACCCGCTCCAAGCGCACGCTAAAGGTCATCATCGCTGTGGTGCTGAGCTTCTTCCTGTGTTGGCTCCCACTGCACACTGTGGACTTCCTCACATTGACGATCCCTCGGAGTTCCCCCCACAGGCCCACAGTTTACCTGGCACATGTTTTAACACTGTGCCTGGCCTACTTCAACAGTTGCCTCAACCCGCTGCTCTATGTGTGTCTGGGCCGGGGCTTCAAGAAAAGCATGAACCGCTCCCTGCGCAGCATGCTGCACTTCATCAGCGAGGACCCAACGACCAAGGTGAGCATCGCTAATACCGAGACCAAGAGCTCGAGCTATGGGAAGGAGACAACCATCTGA